The stretch of DNA CTTCGTACTCCTTGAAAGAGATTAACTCAACAACTCCTAATACCTCTTCATTTGTTTTCATAGGAACAAGCACAATAACATTGGGTGTAGCATTGCCGAGCCCCGATTTAATTCTGGGATAATTGTCTGGAATCTCAGTAAGATATATGGTTAGCTTTTCAGATGCACAACGACCAACTAAGCCTTCTTCAAGTTTTATTTTGCCTTTGGCGATCTTTTCTCTTCCAAATGCTATTGCTGCCGTCATTTCAAAATAAAGATCGTCTTCAGTATCATAATTCTTCACATATACTCCACCTTGTACTGCATCAACATATTCCATAGTAAACTTCAATGCAGAAAAAGTCAGCTGGCTCATACTTTGACTATGCTGACGTAATATTTCACTTACCTTGTTTATACCTGTCGCTGACCACTGCTTTCGATCGTCTAATAGCTTTTGTTCGGCCTCTCTCTTATTCAAAATGCGTTTGTTTTCTCTAATATCAATGAGGGCATTACCAATAATGTCCGATTCGCTAAGTGGCTTAAATTCAGCATCTAAATTCCCTTTGCTCATTTCTGTTGCAAATTTAGCAAGGGTGTTCATATTGTCAATCAATTGATTAATTTGACAACTCATAGCATAAAGTTCGTCATTGGTATTTAGGATTATTTTTTGACTTTCATCAAATACACCTCGACTAAAACTATCAAAAACGCTTATGAAAAGCTTTGTTGGGGAAAGTACTCTTTTTATAATCAAGTATATAATCACCAATGCTAATATAAGCCCCAAAATACCAGCTACTATAGAGAAAATCAAAAACTCATTGTTACTTTTTAAAATATTGTCTAACGGAGTAATCAAACATAAAGCCCACGGAGCTATATCATCATTAATTTTTATGGGGAATATAGTTACATAACTCTCCTTTCTATCGGTAATAAATGAGATGGGTTTACCTGCCTCCACATATTTTAAAAAGTTAAACCCCATGTTTTTAAACTGTTCTAAATTTGTTATGTTTCTGCCGTTTTGGCTGTCGTCAGGATGAAGTGCAACAGTTCCTTTATTGGACAATAGTATAGCATAACTATCTGGGGAAGAAGTTGTTTTACTTATCAAACTTTCCAAAGATATATCAACACTTACAACACCTTTAAAAACATTGTTTTTGATTATGGGTACTGTAAAATTTGCTACTAAATTCTCAGAGCCATTATTATTTGAGTAAGATGCTAAACGAGGGTCGTCTAAAGCAGATATTCCACTTGCTTTAACTTTGTTAATAGCTAAGTCTGTAATTTCATTCGTTTTAGAATCTTCATCAGCGGTAAGTTTTTTAACCTTATTGCTCAAACGATAATAAGCAAAGTTGAAATTATTTTTATGTGTATCGTTAATATTACTTGTGTCGGCAACAACAGAATCTTCTTCGTTCTGAAATATGCACCATATTGCTAAAATATTAGCATTACTTACCATAGCTCTAGCAATATTGTTTTCTATGTATTCAGCACGTTTTTCCTCAATTGTATATTCCCGTGTCTCAATAATGCTTTTTAAAAAGTATGCTGAACTTTGACACTCTTTAAATACTATTTGACTTTTATAGGCATTTTCACTACAAACTGCATCTAATGTCTTTTTGATGCTATCAATTGTTTCTTGATTTCTTTTTATAGAAACAGCAATTAATACTGGAATAAGCACAACAATAACTACAAGAGTTGTGTATGCTATCAGTTTAGAACTAAGGTTCTTTTTTCTACTTCTTGATGAAAAATTTTTCATTCAGAGCTTGTTTTAACCCGAAAACATTTTTAAAAGTAAGAACAATTGTGCTTAAATGCTATAAAAAGCCTTAAATGTTAATCGAAATAGATTTGAATTTCCCAAAGTTATTAATTTCTTTTAATTTATAGCATACACGATTGTATAAAAACGGCTTATTTCAACACGTTTTTTACAGTGTTCTTATACCCATAATTTCTCTTACTTCTCGGACTGTTTTTGATGCACTCTCTCGCGCTTTCTCTGCTCCTATTCTAGCTGTCTTTTTTAGCATATCTTCGTTGCTGCTTAGCTCTTGCATTCGCTCATAAATAGGTGTTGTAAATTTTATAATATCCTCTGCCAGCTGCTTTTTTAGGTCTCCATACCTGATAGTGCAATTTGCATATGATTCACGGAAAAATTTAACTGTCTTACTATCTGAAACAACGTCCATTATTGTAAACAGATTGTTTACGCTTTCCGAAACGGGCGAATTTGGCTTGGTTGGACCCGAATCGGTAACTGCTTTCATAACTTTTTTGCGAATAACTGAAGGCTCATCGGCTAAGAAAATTCCATTTCCTTCTGATTTTCCCATTTTTCCTGACCCATCAAGACCTGGTATTTTTATTAGCTCTTGACCAAAATTAAATGCAGTAGGTTCTTTAAAATACTGAACGTTATAGATATTGTTAAATCTACTTGCAAAGGTTCGTGTCATCTCCAAATGCTGCTCTTGATCTTTCCCCACTGGAACTTTAGCCGCATGATGAATAAGAATATCGGCAGCCATTAACACAGGATAAGTTAGTAATCCAGCATTAACGTTGTTGGGATTTAGCCTTACTTTATCCTTAAAACTGGTGGTACGATTAAGCTCTCCGATATAAACAATCATATTTAGTAACGAATATAGCTCATATGTTTCAGGCACATCACTCTGTACATATATAACCGCTTTCTCAGGATCAAGTCCCGATGCTAAATATTCTATTAAAGTTTGGCGGACATTGCCGTGTAAATCAACCGGATTTGGATGTGTTGTGAGAGAATGTACGTCTGCAATAAAAAACATACAGTCGTTTGTTTCCTGCATTTTCACAAAATTTACCATTGCTCCAAAGTAATTCCCCAAATGAAGCCTGCCTGTTGGGCGAATACCGCTTACTACTCTTTCCATATTTGTAGATTTCTTGTTTTATATATTACTTACAAAACTAATCGCAAATCGGTTATTTGACAAATATTTGTTGTGCAATAATTGCTGTTTTTTACTTAACAAAACATATAAATATATTATTATCAACCTAATAGCGCGATATAAATATGTCAGATTTATAGTTATTTTCAATTTAATGGTAGGTTAAACCAGAAAATACTTTCTTTTACTTATTAATTTTGTATCTTTACTTCGTAAGTTATTTGTTAGCAACAGTTAAAAGAATTAGAAAAATGAAAAGGATTACGACAATTTTATTTTTAATACTTATAGTTGAACAGACTAATGCACAATATTTAGTAATTGGCGATAGCAATTTGGGAGGAAACAATATTCCATTTCAGGACACAATAATATCTTCTTATGATTCCATGAGTTGCTCTACTTTTAATTACTACCTTGATATAGATCAAGATTCAAATCCAGATATACATTTTTATTTAAATTGCTACATAGGAGGACTTGGAAATAGCTTTGAAATCTCTTTAACTACATCTAATGATTTTTCAATCCATATAGATACAAGTTACATAGAACATTTTCAATTCATAAATTCTAACGGGCAGGTTCAAGATACTACAAGAAGAACATCCGTAGTGAAAAAGTATAATTTTGGTGATACAATTTTCAGCAATCAGGTTTTTTGTAATACTGAAGGAACATTGTTGAATTACAGTAGTGGGCACTACCCTCCATGCGTATATAATAATGTTGTTTTATTTCTCGAGGACACATCATATATTGCTTTGGAAAAAAGTAATGGAGATTTATTTTATTTTAAAATATATATGTGCAATAAATCAACTCTTGAACTAATTCATGGAAAGACTAATACCCTACTATCTATAGGCGAACTTACAACATTACAGAGCCACATATTTCCTAATCCTGCTACCAATGTAATTCATTTTAAAGACAACTACGATTCTATAGAGATATATTCAGTAGAAGGCATTTTGTTAATTGAAAGAAATAAGCTAGGTACTCATAAGACTATAGACATATCAAGTCTTAAAAGCGGCTTTTATATAGTTGTTCTTAAAAAGGATAAATACAGCTATACAACTAAATTGTTGAAAATGTAACTAAGCCAACAAGTAGCTTATTTCACTAAGACTACTGTTTTAAACACAAAATTACACATTGCATTTGCAAACTTTTTGTTTCATTTGCCATATAATTTTTAATAATTAATTACTAGTTAAATCCGCTTAAAACTCTTGTGCTCCGATTTATTAGGAGAATTAAAGCTATTTTTATAATTTTGCACTCGCAAAAAAAATCGTATTCAAAAAATTAAAAACAGATGAGCTATGTATAAGATATTTGTTATCGGTTTAGTAGGATTCATGTTAGTTTCATGCAATAAATCAAAGAGTGTTGAAATTGTTGAAACTTATGAAAATGGTGAAATAAAGATTAGAAAGACCACAAAAAACACAAAAGAAAATATCTATTTGTACGAGGAGCTGTACCAATCGGGACAAGTGAAAATTATTGGTGAAATGAAAGACGATAAGCGTTTTGGTGAATGGAGGGCTTATCACGAAAACGGTAACGTTTGGAGTGTAGGCGAATATGTTGAGGGTAAACGTCAAGGCTTTTCTGAGGTATTTTTTCCTGGTGGGGTAATAAACATGTCCGGTTATTATAAAGATGACAGACCCGACAGTCTTTGGGTTATCTATGACAATTTAGGAGACACTTCTCAAGTTACACTATATAGAAATAATGAAATTGTAAAAAGCTATAATAAATCGACAATGGCTCCATTGAAATAACAGAAGGGTTTAAAACATAAAACTTATGAGCAGCAAATTAAAAGTAGGCGTCACATCTGAAATTGGCGATCTAGAGGGTGTAATAATCCATGTCCCCGGATTAGAGGTTGAAAATATGACCCCGAAAAATCACGAAAGTGCACTTTATGGCGATATATTAAATTTATCTATTGCGCAGCAAGAGTACTACTACTTTAAAACTGTATTGGAAAAACATGCCAACGTATTTTTAGTTAATGACCTCCTTGCAGAAACAATCGCAAACTTCCGGGCTAAAGAGTTTTTAATTGATGCAATGTACAAAAATGAAAAGCCACTATTTCCTAAAAAGCAACTTATAATGTTATCTGACAGCGAACTGGCACGACAACTTATTGAAGGTGTTGCACTCGCAAAAGATAATCTTACAAAATATCTTAGTAAAGAGTACTATGCAATAAAACCCTTGCATAATTTCTTTTTCACGCGCGATTCATCAATAGCAATTGGAGACAAAATGCTTATAGCCCGAATGGCAAACAAAGTTCGTGAAAGAGAATCACTCATTATGCAAACAATATTCGAATATCATCCACTTCTACGAACTACAACAGTAAACCCTGTCGAAAAATCACTCTTTAATGACAACGTCGCAATAGAGGGAGGAGACATTCTTGTTGCACGAGAAGACGTTTTAATTATTGGCTTAAGTTCAAGAACAACATCACAAGGAATAGACTTTATTTTAGAAGAGTTTGGAGTGAAGGGTCAAATAAAACACATTCTTGTTCAAGAACTTCCTTCATCTCCTGGTTCTTTCATCCACTTGGATATGATTTTTACTCTTTTAGATCAAGATTCATGCATGGTATTTGAGCCAATTATTCTTAAACCCAATCGTTATCAGACCATACACATAACTATTGATAATGACAATGTTACTGTAAAAAATGAAGCAAATTTATTATCGGCTTTAAAAAAATTAGGAATGGATTTGAAGCCAATTAATTGCGGAGGTACAATAGACACTTGGATTATGGAGAGAGAACAATGGCACAGTGGGGCAAACTTTTTTGCATTGGGACCGGGTAAAGTAATTGGATATGCAAGAAATGTACACACTATACATGAATTAAATAAACATGGATTTGAAGTTCTTGCAGCTGCTGACATTTGCTCTAACAAAGTAAATGTGAACGATTATAAAAAATATGTTGTCACCCTCGATGGAAATGAGTTGCCACGTGGTGGCGGCGGAGCACGTTGTATGACAATGCCATTTGCGAGAAAACAAGTAAATTGGTAAGTCTGCAATTAGCAATTGGAACACAGATGACACGGATTAAACAGATTACCACAGATTTAATGTGGGTGCAACCCTTGTAGTCGCCCAAAACTTAATGGTTCTTAATACCTTAATGGTTTAATTATTATATTGAAGTTGAAAGAGATTTAATAAAAATCGGGTATCAAAACACACCATTTTATACAATATATTATATCTTTGTCGTTTACAAAAGCAAAATGGTTGAAGTTGTTACGCAATTTTGGAGTAAATTTGTTTGAAAAATCGGCAAAGTTGTTATAAATTTGGAATAAAAATATCAATAAACGAATAAACATTTTTAATATGAAGGCATTACGGCTGGTTATATTGCTTGTAGGAATTACTCTATTTTCGGGTTTAAATGCCCAAACGGTAGTTACCACAAAAGCTGATGAAGCACTGAATAAAGGAAAGTATTTCGAAGCTATTGACTTGTATAAATATGCATTTGCTAAGGCAAAAGACCCTTTAACAAAAAGATATATCAATTATCAGGTAGCTTGTTGTTACAAAATTATTAACGATTACAGACAGGCAGAATCATGGTTTAGAAAAGTAACCCGTAGAGATCCGCACTCAAACTTGGCATATTTATACTATGCCGAAGCCTTACATGCAAATGGTAATTACGATGCTGCAATAGAAAACTACAAAAAATTCCTTGAGTTTGAACCATCAAGTCAACGCGGACAGCGTGGCCTTAAATCAGTTGAGTCAGCAAAAAAATGGACGGAAAATCCTACCCGACACAAAGTCATTCCAATGTATTACTTCAACTCAAGAGAGAGTGATTATGGTGTAGCATACGCACGTGACAATTATCAAGGAGTATTTTTTACATCTGGGAATGACAAATCTTCTGGAGGAAAAATTAACCCTGTAACCGGTCAATATTATTCCGATATTTTCACATCGGTAATAGATAGGAAAGGAAATTGGTCAAAACCAGAACCTATTGATGGAGAAGTGAATACCGATTATGAAGAGGGAGCGTTGTGTACAAATGCCAAAGCAAATACAATGTGGTTTACATCAATGAGACCAAATGACAGAGGAAAGCTTACAACACAAATATATGTATCGAAAAAGCAGGGCTTATCTTGGGGAAAAGCAGAAAGAGTACCTCTTTTTGAATCAGACTCAATTGCAGTAGGTCATCCTGCAATATCACCAGATGAAAATACACTTTACTTTGTAACAAATATGCCAGGAGGACAAGGAGGAAAAGATATATGGTATTCAACCTTCGAGGGCGGACAGTGGAGCAGACCAAAAAATTTAGGTCCTGAAATAAATACCCCCGGTGACGAAGTTTTTCCATATGTACACGCAGATGGTACTCTATATTTCAGTTCAGATGGACATTTAGGCATGGGAGGGTTAGATATTTTTAGTGCCAGTAAAGTTGATGGAAAATGGGAAGTCAAAAATTTGCAATATCCAATTAACTCTGTTAGAGATGATTTTGGGATTGTATTTGAATCGGAAAAAGAGAGAGGTTACCTTTCATCAAATAGACCAGAATCACGAGGAAAAGATGATATCTTCCAATTTACACTCCCTCCGCTTGAGTTTAAAATGATGTTAACCGTAAAAAGTGAACGCACCAACGACGGAATATCAGATGCTGCAGTTAACATTATTGGAAGCGACGGTACTAATGAAACAAAATCAACAGAACAAAACGGAACACTTACTGTAAATCTTAATCCAAATACAGATTATCGCATTATAACTAGGAAAGGGGGCTTCCTTGCAGGTAGAGGAAAAGAGTCTACATTCGGGATTACTGAAAACAAAACAATCACACCCGTTATTTACATGACACCAAACGATGCTCCCAGACTAGTAAACGTTATGTACGACTTTGGAAAATGGGACTTAAGACCTGAGTCAATGACAGCATTGGAGGAACTTGTGGAAATTTTACGCGACGACAACCCTAATATTACTATTGAGCTTAGTGCTCACACAGATGCTCGTGGTAGTGCCGAATTTAATAAAGACCTTTCGCAAAAACGCGCGCAATCGGTTGTCGACTTTTTAGTTCTATACGGAATCGATATCGAACGTCTTACAGCTGTAGGATATGGAAAAGAGAGACCGAAATTAATTACCCCAAAAGAGGCAGCCGATTTTGAAACAATGCCGGGATACGAATTTTTGAAATCTGGAGTTATTTTGACTGAAACATATATTAACAGTCTCCCCTTGGAAGAGATGCAGGAGATCGCTCATAGTCTCAATCGTAGAACCGAGTTTAGGGTTACTGGAACCGATTACGTACCTCGTATCAGAAGAAGAAAATAAACACAAACGGCATCTGATTTTAGATGCCGTTTTTATTTTTAATCTATTTTGATTAAATTTGTGTTAAACCTTAAATTATATGTCAATGAAAAAAGTTGTTGTATTATCAGGAGCCGGGATGTCGGCAGAAAGTGGAATTCGTACATTCCGCGATATGGGCGGATTATGGGAAGAATACGATGTTATGGAAGTTGCAAGCCCGGAAGGTTGGAGAAAAGACCCCGAACTTGTAACAAAGTTTTATAACGATAGAAGAAAACAGTTGGAAACATCTAAGCCAAATGCAGGCCATATAGATCTGGCAAAAGCCGAAGAAAAATACGATATCCACATAATTACACAAAATGTTGACAATTTGCACGAAAGGGCTGGTAGCTCAAAAGTTCTCCATTTGCACGGAGAGCTTACAAAAGTCCGTTCGACATATGATGATAGTTTGGTTTATGATATTGGATACAAAGAGATTAAAATAGGCGACAAATGCGAAAAAGGATACCAGCTGCGTCCTGATATTGTTTGGTTTGGCGAAGCTGTACCTGCAATTTCAGAAGCTGCAGAAATATCGAGTACAGCAGAAGTCTTTATAATTATTGGAACCTCGATGAATGTTTATCCTGCCGCAGGACTTATTAACTATGTTCCAAGAGGTGTACCTATTTTTGTAGTTGATCCTAATCCAATTGCGGTATCGTCTTACCCAAATATCACATTTGTTAAAGAACCTGCCTCTACAGGAGTGAAAAAGGTTTTTGAGATGTTGGAACCGTAAAGTGAGAGGTAAAAGGTAAAAGATTCATGTAATAGTTAATTGCTTACTTCGACTGTGCTCAGCGCAACGCTTTTAACTTTTAACTCAAATTGCTACCCATAATTCCCTGACAAATACCCAGATTATATAACCGGAAATCATAAATTTTAGCAATGTCCCAAAAACAAAGCCGCCAAAGGTTGCCAAGCTGCCTTTTACGGCTTTTTTTGCATCTGATGAAACTGTTATCTCCCCGATATAAGCCCCAACTAATGGTCCTATTATTATCCCTATCGGAGGGAAAAATATTAGTCCAACTATCAAACCTATAGTAGCACCCCAAGTTGCTCGCTTAGAGGCGCCTGATTTTTTCACAAACCATATGGGCAAAAAATAATCGAGAACTGTAACTATTACTGTAACTGCAAATAAAATCCATAACAATTGGTTATCAATATCTACCAAATCAGTCCATTCTAAAAGCATTAGAGCCAAGAAAGATAAAGGTGGTCCCGGAATTACCGGAACAATGCAACCTACAAGTCCCCCAATCAGAAAAATAATTCCGAGAATTATTAAGAGCGTGTCAATCATATTTTTTTGTTTTTAAAGAGTTTAGCATAATAGAACCTATAACAGAAGGGATCACCAGATTGAATACCCACATAGCAAGTGAAGCAGAAATAATGCCAACATCATTACTGTTAAAAACAGAGAGAAACGCAACACTCAATGCGCTTCTAACAGCTGGTTCGGCAAATGTCAAAATAGGAAGCAAAGCCATAACCAAATACATTATACCAACACCGTAAAATGTCTCGATAAATGGAATTTGAGCATCGAAAATTTTCAGCAACAACCAAAATTGAACTATAAACACCAAATATCTGCAAAAGCTTAAACACCACACTTTTATGGTTAAAGGTATTGTCCAGTATGATATAAAATCGCGAATAGGTTGAATTATAGTACGTTTAAACCATGTAGGATTTAAAATAAAAAATAGAAGTGAAAAAATTAGGACTAATAGAATAAGGAAAAATATTATTACAAATAGATTTATTTTGCCAAAATCAAGCTGAAAGGGGAGCTCGTTGCTTTTTTGCCAAAAATAGAGAGCAAAAGCACCAAATATTAACGTTACAGACAGCTGCAGAATATTTGCAAATACAGTAGCAACGACTGATTTAACTCTAAACTTCGAGGGTATAACCCAAATGCGACCTACGTACTCTCCCGACCTATTGG from Bacteroidales bacterium encodes:
- a CDS encoding GAF domain-containing protein produces the protein MKNFSSRSRKKNLSSKLIAYTTLVVIVVLIPVLIAVSIKRNQETIDSIKKTLDAVCSENAYKSQIVFKECQSSAYFLKSIIETREYTIEEKRAEYIENNIARAMVSNANILAIWCIFQNEEDSVVADTSNINDTHKNNFNFAYYRLSNKVKKLTADEDSKTNEITDLAINKVKASGISALDDPRLASYSNNNGSENLVANFTVPIIKNNVFKGVVSVDISLESLISKTTSSPDSYAILLSNKGTVALHPDDSQNGRNITNLEQFKNMGFNFLKYVEAGKPISFITDRKESYVTIFPIKINDDIAPWALCLITPLDNILKSNNEFLIFSIVAGILGLILALVIIYLIIKRVLSPTKLFISVFDSFSRGVFDESQKIILNTNDELYAMSCQINQLIDNMNTLAKFATEMSKGNLDAEFKPLSESDIIGNALIDIRENKRILNKREAEQKLLDDRKQWSATGINKVSEILRQHSQSMSQLTFSALKFTMEYVDAVQGGVYVKNYDTEDDLYFEMTAAIAFGREKIAKGKIKLEEGLVGRCASEKLTIYLTEIPDNYPRIKSGLGNATPNVIVLVPMKTNEEVLGVVELISFKEYEDFEIEFLEKVGDDMAVTVANVITNQKTVRLLEQSQRQSKALALKEEQARQTLEELNATQEEARHRIEQISSLVSAVNQISMVSEYDIDGYLTDINDNFLRLLGVDRQQIIGKKQGSFDKVENREKNDKMWAKLRKGETVTSVQIIDAGFKNIVLSETYVPVKDSQGKILKVINIAIDITHSYGDKNVK
- the trpS gene encoding tryptophan--tRNA ligase — encoded protein: MERVVSGIRPTGRLHLGNYFGAMVNFVKMQETNDCMFFIADVHSLTTHPNPVDLHGNVRQTLIEYLASGLDPEKAVIYVQSDVPETYELYSLLNMIVYIGELNRTTSFKDKVRLNPNNVNAGLLTYPVLMAADILIHHAAKVPVGKDQEQHLEMTRTFASRFNNIYNVQYFKEPTAFNFGQELIKIPGLDGSGKMGKSEGNGIFLADEPSVIRKKVMKAVTDSGPTKPNSPVSESVNNLFTIMDVVSDSKTVKFFRESYANCTIRYGDLKKQLAEDIIKFTTPIYERMQELSSNEDMLKKTARIGAEKARESASKTVREVREIMGIRTL
- a CDS encoding T9SS type A sorting domain-containing protein translates to MKRITTILFLILIVEQTNAQYLVIGDSNLGGNNIPFQDTIISSYDSMSCSTFNYYLDIDQDSNPDIHFYLNCYIGGLGNSFEISLTTSNDFSIHIDTSYIEHFQFINSNGQVQDTTRRTSVVKKYNFGDTIFSNQVFCNTEGTLLNYSSGHYPPCVYNNVVLFLEDTSYIALEKSNGDLFYFKIYMCNKSTLELIHGKTNTLLSIGELTTLQSHIFPNPATNVIHFKDNYDSIEIYSVEGILLIERNKLGTHKTIDISSLKSGFYIVVLKKDKYSYTTKLLKM
- a CDS encoding arginine deiminase yields the protein MSSKLKVGVTSEIGDLEGVIIHVPGLEVENMTPKNHESALYGDILNLSIAQQEYYYFKTVLEKHANVFLVNDLLAETIANFRAKEFLIDAMYKNEKPLFPKKQLIMLSDSELARQLIEGVALAKDNLTKYLSKEYYAIKPLHNFFFTRDSSIAIGDKMLIARMANKVRERESLIMQTIFEYHPLLRTTTVNPVEKSLFNDNVAIEGGDILVAREDVLIIGLSSRTTSQGIDFILEEFGVKGQIKHILVQELPSSPGSFIHLDMIFTLLDQDSCMVFEPIILKPNRYQTIHITIDNDNVTVKNEANLLSALKKLGMDLKPINCGGTIDTWIMEREQWHSGANFFALGPGKVIGYARNVHTIHELNKHGFEVLAAADICSNKVNVNDYKKYVVTLDGNELPRGGGGARCMTMPFARKQVNW
- a CDS encoding OmpA family protein, which codes for MKALRLVILLVGITLFSGLNAQTVVTTKADEALNKGKYFEAIDLYKYAFAKAKDPLTKRYINYQVACCYKIINDYRQAESWFRKVTRRDPHSNLAYLYYAEALHANGNYDAAIENYKKFLEFEPSSQRGQRGLKSVESAKKWTENPTRHKVIPMYYFNSRESDYGVAYARDNYQGVFFTSGNDKSSGGKINPVTGQYYSDIFTSVIDRKGNWSKPEPIDGEVNTDYEEGALCTNAKANTMWFTSMRPNDRGKLTTQIYVSKKQGLSWGKAERVPLFESDSIAVGHPAISPDENTLYFVTNMPGGQGGKDIWYSTFEGGQWSRPKNLGPEINTPGDEVFPYVHADGTLYFSSDGHLGMGGLDIFSASKVDGKWEVKNLQYPINSVRDDFGIVFESEKERGYLSSNRPESRGKDDIFQFTLPPLEFKMMLTVKSERTNDGISDAAVNIIGSDGTNETKSTEQNGTLTVNLNPNTDYRIITRKGGFLAGRGKESTFGITENKTITPVIYMTPNDAPRLVNVMYDFGKWDLRPESMTALEELVEILRDDNPNITIELSAHTDARGSAEFNKDLSQKRAQSVVDFLVLYGIDIERLTAVGYGKERPKLITPKEAADFETMPGYEFLKSGVILTETYINSLPLEEMQEIAHSLNRRTEFRVTGTDYVPRIRRRK
- a CDS encoding NAD-dependent deacylase encodes the protein MKKVVVLSGAGMSAESGIRTFRDMGGLWEEYDVMEVASPEGWRKDPELVTKFYNDRRKQLETSKPNAGHIDLAKAEEKYDIHIITQNVDNLHERAGSSKVLHLHGELTKVRSTYDDSLVYDIGYKEIKIGDKCEKGYQLRPDIVWFGEAVPAISEAAEISSTAEVFIIIGTSMNVYPAAGLINYVPRGVPIFVVDPNPIAVSSYPNITFVKEPASTGVKKVFEMLEP
- a CDS encoding DUF456 domain-containing protein, which codes for MIDTLLIILGIIFLIGGLVGCIVPVIPGPPLSFLALMLLEWTDLVDIDNQLLWILFAVTVIVTVLDYFLPIWFVKKSGASKRATWGATIGLIVGLIFFPPIGIIIGPLVGAYIGEITVSSDAKKAVKGSLATFGGFVFGTLLKFMISGYIIWVFVRELWVAI